GGCAGCGGCTGCCGCCGCCGCCCAAGGCTACGGTGCCTTTCTGCCCTACGCCGCCGAGCTGCCCATCTTCCCGCAGCTGGTAAGCGCCCAGGGAGCcggagtggggcggggggagggctggAGCTGGGGCGCGGGACGAGGTGGAGCGCGCGGGAGTAGACTAGCGGGGCCCAGGCCGGGAGGGTGGAGGCGGCGACGGCCAGGGCGGCTAGGGCTCACCCGCGCTCCCTCCGCGCGTGTCCCTTCCTTCTCCATGTGCGTACAGGGCGCGCAGTACGAGCTGAAAGACAGCCCGGGGGTGCAGCATCCGGCCGCGGCCGCCGCGTTTCCGCACCCGCATCCCGCCTTCTACCCGTATGGCCAGTACCAGTTCGGGGACCCGTCCCGTCCCAAGAACGCCACCCGGGAGAGCACCAGCACGCTCAAGGCCTGGCTGAACGAGCACCGCAAGAACCCCTACCCCACCAAGGGCGAGAAGATCATGCTGGCCATCATCACCAAGATGACCCTCACCCAGGTGTCCACCTGGTTCGCCAACGCGCGCCGGCGCctcaagaaagagaacaagatgaCTTGGGCGCCCCGCAGCCGCACCGACGAGGAGGGCAACGCTTACGGGAGCGAGCGCgaggaggaagacgaggaggaggacgaaGAAGACAGCAAGCGcgagctggagctggaggaggaggagctcgtgggggaggaggaggacacgGGGGGCGAGGGCCTGGCGGACGACGACGAGGACGAGGAGATCGATTTGGAGAACTTAGACGGTGCGACCGCGGGGCCTGAGCTGGCCTTGTCTGGGGCGGCACACAGGGACGGCGACCTCGGcctgagacccatttcagactccAAGAATAGCGACTCGGACGACAGCTCGGAGGGCTTGGAGGAGCGTCCACTGCCCGTGTTGAGTCTGGCCCCGGCGCCACCGCCGGTGGCCGCGGTTCTGCCGTCTCCGCCCTCGCCTCCTGCAGGCCTGGACCCCTGCGCTCCCGCACCACCGCCCGCCTCAGCCCTGCAGAAGCCCAAGATCTGGTCCCTGGCCGAGACGGCCACAAGCCCGGACAACCCGCGCCGCTCGCCTCCGGGGGCGGGAGGTTCTCCCCCGGGGGCAGCCGTCGCGCCCCCAGCCCTGCAGCTCTCTCCGGCCGCGGCAGCCGCCGCGGCTCACAGACTCGTCTCGGCGCCGCTGGGCAAGTTCCCCGCTTGGACCAACCGGCCGTTCCCAGGCCCTACGCCGGGCCCACGCCCGCACCCGCTCTCCCTGCTGGGCTCGGCCCCTCCACACCTGCTGGGACTTCCCGGAGCCGCGGGCCAcccggccgccgccgctgccgccttCGCTCGGCCGGCGGAGCCCGAGGGCGGAACAGGTGACTACTGAGCGCCGAAGCGGAGGAAGGGGGTGGGTTCTGGGGGTCGCGCCGGGGCGGACGGAGATGGCAGGACCCCGGGGGGCGCGGGGCGCTTTCCACCCCGCGCCAGCCTCCCGCGGCCCTGAGTGCCGGCGTGGAGCTCTCTAAAGgccctcctttttcttccccgCTTGCCTTAGATCGCTGTAGTGCCTTGGAAGTGGAGAAAAAGTTACTCAAGACGGCTTTCCAGCCCGTGCCCAGGCGGTAAGAGACCCCGCGGTAGGGGCGGACGGTGGgacaagcaagtgggggaggaacgaACGCGGAGCACTGGAGGCTTTTGCCCCCGGGGAATGCAGCCGGGACGTGCTTTAAAAAGGGGACCAGACACACACTCCTCCGTAGCGCCCGCGGGCCCAGAGAGGCCTCGGGCAATCCCAGCCGGCACCCGGGCCGCGGCCCAGGGTACGGCGCGCGCGGTAGGAACCCGGGCCCCCGCCGGGCCAGCGGCGACTCTGGGAAGCCCACCTGGCGGTCTTCGAGCCGGGACCTCGGGTCCCTACTCCTTCCCAACCTTCTGTAGTTAAACCGGAAACCCAACATCTACAGCTGGACATCATCTGACACTGAGACACCTCCCAGTCCCCCGGCCTCAGTCCCAGGTTGGGTGTCCCAAATCCTAGGCAGCGTCGGTGCCCCGAACTCTCACTTCCTTTGCTACCACTGCTTCTCTCTTCCAGGCCCCAGAACCACCTGGATGCCGCTTTGGTCTTATCGGCTCTCTCCTCCTCCtagtacttatttttaaaaattttcaatcgttgtaataattgtaaaaaaaacaaaaacaaaaacacaaaactctcTGTATAGTTATGACTTGTAAGCATGTCCGTGTATGAATacctaagaaacaaaactaagcaaaaagaaaaaaagaaaaaaaaaaaagaaataaaccacgTTCCCTCAGTCCTCCCCAAGTGGCTTCTGTACCCCACATTAGCTGAGTTTGTGAGGGTTTTTCTGGTTGATGTTGTTCGGTTGATTTTGGGAGGTGGAGTTGCCGTGAGAATaagagtgtctgacttttttttttttgtatatacagaaacatgtacatatgtgtgaaCCAAATTGTACAAGAAAGTATCTATTTTTGGCTAAATAAATGAGCTGTTGCCACTTTGACTATAAcctgcctctctgcccacccccccccacctccacggATGGatctatttggtttttgttttgttttgttttgttttgttttatccgCTGCCCCCCGCTCCCCATGTTTGAAGAGTCGCCGGAATCAGCGGGAAAAGAACGACACTCAGGACCCAGGACCGTGTGATCACAAGAGTGCAGAAGCCAAGCAGACACAGAGGTGGCGGGGCTGGGGGCACCACTGGAGGTGAGGCAGTTGGAGAAGTAGCTGGGGTGccccagggaaagggcagaggagacAGCTGGGGGGAAACCGGAGAAGATGCCCTCCGAGGAGCCTGGAGAGTTGGGCCCACCCGGCCGGTCCACCGGATCAACCCCGGGGTTTGGGGCCTGCTCGGATGGCATGGCAGGAAGACCCAGAGAAGGGTCTGGATGCAGAAAGGTTAGGCTGGGGGGTTCTCATCAGTCCCGCGCCCCCATTCTTAGATAGGCACAATTGAGGTTCTCTGAGTCTTATGTCAGGGCATGTGCAAGTTCAGTTCAAGCCCTTTCCAACCTCACTGCACCCACAGACTCCTCCTTACAGATGTGAGGGTGTGGGGTGGCGGTGAATAGGGGTTGCGTATGGAGGAACAGCGACCCGGGGATGCACAGCATTTCCTCTTAGTGACCGTGCCCAGCCCGAATTGAGAGTGGGGGGACCTGAGTCCCGGTGGCCTCTGTGCATCTTGGCACCCCAGTGGGTTTTCCCCCCAAGTGCCCTGGAAGGATAGCCTTCTAGGGTGCtggtggggggtgcgggggtgTTGGGGCCTCTGTACCTATCCAGCCAGGATTCCGGCTTGGGGCCTGTCAGGGGGTGGGcgggccagggtgggggggggggagggagccgGGAAATTTGGGGCTGGAGCTCCCTCTACAGGACAAAAGGGCCACTCAGCGCCTGCCTGGGCGGCCTCTCCAGCCAGGCCTGGCCTGGCCGCCCGCTGGCCGCCCTGTCCTCgccctcttgttttctctttcagccCGACAGCCTTGCCCAACTTTGATTTGAACAAGTTGTAGGGAGCCCTGGACGAGTGCCGCCTCGGGCACGAAGTGGagggtaccttttttttttttttttttttttttttttaattttcctcctctttggTTAGTCAATTTAGTTAGTAAATTTTGTGGTTAGTAAGTTTCGGCCCGTGTGGAGCCTGTGACAGTCTCGTGGCTCCCCTGGGAGGTTTGGGCAGGGCTCGAACGCCTGAAGCCACAGAACAAAGCGCGGTGGGacagatgggaggtgggaggtgggagatgTTTCTCcggctccctcctctcccagctctTTATTAATGGTGTTTACAGATCCAGACTCCTTCCCAGGACTTAGATACAGGCTGTGGTTCAGCTCAGGCCCTGGCCCCATGGAACAGGCTTCAACTGCCTGGGTGGGCCTTGAACCTCAGAGGCCAGGGCCTCGGAGGCAGGCAGAGGCCTCCGCTAATCAGCATGAGTGTCTTTAGGGGGACAGCACGCCCGATAGCCTGTCAGCTATGGCCTCACAAGCTTCTCTGTCGCATAGACCTAGTTCCCCAGTCTACGTCCCGTGAATCTCTGAGCAGATAATTAACTTCGCTGTGctgtatttcctcatctgtgcaatgggaaTAATCATGCCTACCCCGCCAGGTGGATGTGCCCACGAGAGACAGAGGCTGTCCAGGCCTGGCATGTGGTAGTGAGGGTGACATAGCTTTAGTATCACTAACGTTCTATTCTAGAATCTCAGTCCCCTCTCTTCGACTCCGGACGGTATTCAGCTCACCCGCTCCCATCAGCCATAACAGTGAGGCGTCTGCCTCCAGGCATCTCAGGACCCAGCTCGACCCAGGGAGAAAGGAAACTCCCCAGGCAGGGGTGATCGGGGAGAGGGGTGACGGCAGAAGTCCGGCAGCCTTTCCACACGGAACGTCAGCCCAGGGAGGAGAAAATGCATGTGGTCACAAGGAGAGGGGTGTGGAGAGGCCAAGCCGAGCTTGCAGAGGTCGGACCCCCCCGTCCTCGGTGGCTCTGCCGTGAAAACCCCACGGCCTGCTCACCTCTTCAGCCCGGCTCATT
The Lynx canadensis isolate LIC74 chromosome E2, mLynCan4.pri.v2, whole genome shotgun sequence genome window above contains:
- the IRX3 gene encoding iroquois-class homeodomain protein IRX-3, with product MSFPQLGYQYIRPLYPPERPGAAGGGGSAGARGGPGAGASELAASGSLSNVLSSVYGAPYAAAAAAAAAAQGYGAFLPYAAELPIFPQLGAQYELKDSPGVQHPAAAAAFPHPHPAFYPYGQYQFGDPSRPKNATRESTSTLKAWLNEHRKNPYPTKGEKIMLAIITKMTLTQVSTWFANARRRLKKENKMTWAPRSRTDEEGNAYGSEREEEDEEEDEEDSKRELELEEEELVGEEEDTGGEGLADDDEDEEIDLENLDGATAGPELALSGAAHRDGDLGLRPISDSKNSDSDDSSEGLEERPLPVLSLAPAPPPVAAVLPSPPSPPAGLDPCAPAPPPASALQKPKIWSLAETATSPDNPRRSPPGAGGSPPGAAVAPPALQLSPAAAAAAAHRLVSAPLGKFPAWTNRPFPGPTPGPRPHPLSLLGSAPPHLLGLPGAAGHPAAAAAAFARPAEPEGGTDRCSALEVEKKLLKTAFQPVPRRPQNHLDAALVLSALSSS